A stretch of Heterodontus francisci isolate sHetFra1 chromosome 44, sHetFra1.hap1, whole genome shotgun sequence DNA encodes these proteins:
- the vps51 gene encoding vacuolar protein sorting-associated protein 51 homolog has protein sequence MAAELEADSGPGKKRRVRGMLKLYYGLNEGAREPLDPGDIDGAHFQPEFYLNKLRKECTLAELMDSETEMVKHIRALDSDMQTLVYENYNKFISATDTIRKMKNDFKKMEDEMDCLATNMAAITEFSAHISNTLQDQHQQITKLSGVHTLLRKLQFLFELPARLNKCIDLEAYGQAVRYYSKARSVLHQYQHMPSFQGIQNDCQKIMSDLAQKLREKFRDGGSSAKELAECVELLLQLEEPAEELCDEFLAHAQTRLVEDLSALECELGQSGPGPEQGPPAPLSDILEFTDKGCNGFIGNMCLVIASYQDLFVHRPAANGLGSKDVAQMASAKLVSFVNLLMGRYFALVERRIRAEKGVGDNSLLVRGLDRFHRRLQAVVKLLPASNIAAEGTEIVVRAAKERIRQYLQALQSFYTDCLTDVRQSLAAPRLLGKDSANLAELLGTISASILNQIKSVLAYVHLFTAKDITFSNKQYFKGEFCSQGVREGLIVGFIKYICHTARQFCETAGEKGATPPGLLLLLSRLCLDYETSTISYILTLTDEQFLGQDHSPVTLVTVLCADAREAAQKLLNHYVKVQGLNVSQMLRKSVETRDWINTIEPRNVRAVMKRVVEDITSIDVQVGLLYEEGVRKAHSSDSSKRTFSVYSSSRQQTRYAPSYTPSAPMDTNLLSNIQKLFSERIDIFSPVEFNKVSVLTGIIKISLKTFLECVRLRSFGRYGLQQIQVDCQYLQLYLWRFVSDENLVHFLLDEIVGSTAHRCLDPVTMEQSVIEVICERG, from the exons ATGGCGGCCGAGCTGGAGGCGGATTCCGGCCCCGGGAAGAAGCGGCGAGTCCGCGGGATGCTGAAGCTTTATTACGGGCTGAATGAGGGCGCCCGAGAGCCGCTGGACCCGGGGGATATCGACGGGGCCCATTTCCAGCCCGAGTTTTACTTAAATAAG CTAAGGAAGGAGTGCACCCTGGCAGAGCTGATGGATAGCGAGACCGAGATGGTGAAGCACATCCGAGCGCTCGACAGCGACATGCAGACGCTGGTCTACGAAAACTACAACAAGTTTATATCAGCCACAG ACACCATCAGAAAGATGAAGAATGACTTCAAGAAGATGGAGGATGAAATGGATTGTCTGGCGACCAACATGGCAGCCATCACGGAATTCAGCGCCCACATCAGTAACACCCTGCAGGACCAGCACCAGCAGATCACCAAACTGTCAG GTGTGCATACATTGCTGAGAAAACTGCAGTTCCTGTTTGAGCTCCCCGCTCGGCTGAATAAATGCATCGACCTGGAGGCATATGGGCAGGCTGTACGATATTACAGCAAAGCCCGCTCGGTGCTGCATCAGTACCAGCACATGCCATCTTTCCAGGGCATTCAGAACGACTGCCAGAAGATCATGTCTGACCTCGCACAGAAACTCCGGGAGAAGTTCAG GGACGGGGGTTCGAGTGCCAAGGAGCTGGCTGAGTGTGTGGAGCTCTTGCTGCAGCTGGAGGAGCCGGCGGAGGAGCTGTGCGACGAATTCCTGGCGCACGCCCAGACTAGGCTAGTGGAGGATTTGTCAGCGTTGGAGTGCGAGCTGGGCCAGTCGGGGCCTGGGCCGGAGCAGGGTCCGCCGGCCCCTCTCTCCGACATCCTGGAGTTCACCGACAAGGGCTGCAATGGCTTCATTGGCAACATGTGTCTGGTGATCGCGTCGTACCAGGACCTGTTCGTCCACCGCCCCGCGGCCAACGGGCTAGGCAGCAAGGACGTCGCGCAGATGGCCAGCGCAAAGCTGGTGTCGTTCGTCAACCTGCTGATGGGCCGCTACTTTGCCCTGGTGGAGCGGAGGATCCGCGCGGAGAAGGGCGTCGGTGACAACTCGCTGCTGGTCCGGGGGCTGGACCGCTTCCACCGGCGGCTGCAGGCTGTCGTCAAGCTCCTGCCCGCCTCCAACATCGCCGCCGAGGGCACGGAGATCGTGGTGCGGGCCGCCAAGGAGCGGATCCGCCAGTACCTGCAGGCGCTGCAGAGCTTCTACACCGACTGCCTGACTGACGTGCGGCAGTCGCTGGCGGCCCCGCGGCTCCTGGGCAAAGACAGTGCCAACTTGGCCGAGCTCCTGGGCACCATCTCGGCCTCCATCCTCAACCAGATCAAGTCGGTCCTGGCCTacgtccacctcttcactgccaagGACATCACCTTCTCGAACAAACAGTACTTCAAG GGGGAGTTCTGCAGCCAGGGTGTCCGCGAGGGGCTCATCGTCGGCTTCATCAAGTACATCTGCCACACGGCGCGCCAGTTCTGCGAGACAGCGGGTGAGAAAGGCGCCACACCCCCGggcctgctcctgctgctgtcTCGGCTCTGCCTGGACTACGAGACGTCCACGATCAGTTACATCCTGACCCTGACCGACGAGCAGTTCCTGGGGCAG gaccattccccagtgaCGTTGGTGACCGTACTGTGCGCTGATGCCCGGGAGGCTGCTCAGAAGCTGCTGAATCACTACGTGAAGGTGCAGGGCCTGAATGTGTCTCAGATGCTGCGGAAGAGTGTGGAGACGCGGGACTGGATCAACACCATTGAACCACGCAACGTGCGCGCTGTGATGAAGAGGGTGGTGGAAGACATAACCTCCATTGATGTGCAG GTTGGTTTGCTGTACGAGGAAGGTGTGAGGAAGGCGCACAGCAGCGACTCAAGCAAGAGGACGTTCTCGGTGTACAGCAGCTCGCGTCAGCAGACCCGCTATGCCCCGAGCTACACACCTAG TGCTCCAATGGACACCAACCTCCTGAGCAACATTCAGAAGCTGTTCTCCGAGCGGATAGATATCTTCAGCCCCGTCGAGTTCAATAAG GTCTCAGTCCTGACAGGAATCATCAAGATCAGCCTGAAGACGTTCCTGGAATGCGTGCGGCTCCGCTCGTTTGGCCGCTACGGGCTGCAGCAGATCCAGGTCGACTGCCAGTACCTGCAGCTCTACCTCTGGCGCTTCGTCTCCGACGAGAACCTCGTCCACTTCCTGCTGGACGAGATTGTCGGCAGCACCGCCCACCGCTGCCTTGACCCCGTCACCATGGAGCAGAGCGTCATCGAGGTCATCTGTGAGAGAGGTTAA